In a single window of the Aquicella siphonis genome:
- a CDS encoding type III PLP-dependent enzyme domain-containing protein, which yields MRESENHFSGVSAVVASEWAERFGTPLFIMDEAGVLQRFDSLRQAVQTRYPHSIVSVSYKTNCLKGLLARLHQAGAHAEVVSGLEYAIADEIRLPGQRIIFNGPMKTREEIEKAIKDQAIINCDHDDEIELIAAVAQRMAKTVSIGLRIYFSDTQSSWNRFGFQVDKELAQAETRSLVDKILKSPYLKLGGVHMHIGTNIRDLRQFRQMGQCLGLFASALKSIYQIELEWIDVGGGLAGISPLRADSHNRHLPLPDAEAYANAVIAPLLPYLHGASQPPLLIFEPGRTLFEAYGALLTRVVGRRHQKDSLPAVILDAGINTLSTSYRYDFPIRCFADTKSARLTQLWGPTCNQADQLHTPLALPELSVNDLLMFYGVGSYCMAFSYSFIRFRPGVILWRGGSHAEWLRLPESLLHNSMIGHIPESIAREARQ from the coding sequence ATGCGCGAGAGTGAAAATCATTTTTCTGGAGTGAGCGCCGTTGTTGCCTCGGAATGGGCTGAGCGGTTTGGCACTCCGCTTTTCATCATGGATGAAGCGGGAGTCTTGCAGCGTTTTGATTCATTGCGCCAGGCCGTTCAAACGCGCTACCCGCATTCCATTGTGTCGGTGTCATATAAAACCAATTGTCTGAAAGGGCTGCTTGCCCGTCTGCATCAGGCCGGCGCGCACGCGGAAGTAGTTTCCGGACTCGAATATGCGATTGCGGATGAGATCCGCCTGCCCGGACAACGTATCATATTCAATGGCCCGATGAAGACGCGGGAGGAAATCGAGAAAGCGATTAAAGACCAGGCGATAATCAATTGCGATCATGATGATGAAATTGAATTGATTGCCGCTGTGGCGCAGCGCATGGCTAAAACGGTATCGATAGGGCTGCGAATTTATTTTTCAGACACGCAGTCGTCCTGGAACAGATTTGGATTTCAGGTCGACAAGGAGCTGGCTCAGGCAGAGACGCGTAGTTTGGTCGATAAAATCCTGAAATCCCCTTATCTGAAGTTGGGCGGCGTGCACATGCATATTGGCACCAATATCCGCGACTTGCGTCAGTTCAGACAGATGGGCCAATGTCTGGGATTATTTGCCTCGGCACTGAAATCGATTTATCAGATTGAACTGGAATGGATTGATGTGGGCGGCGGTTTGGCCGGGATAAGTCCTTTGCGCGCAGACAGCCATAACCGTCACCTGCCGCTTCCGGACGCCGAAGCTTACGCGAATGCGGTAATTGCACCGCTGCTGCCCTATCTGCATGGCGCGTCACAGCCGCCTCTTTTGATCTTTGAGCCTGGACGTACTTTGTTTGAGGCATATGGCGCGTTATTGACCCGGGTCGTAGGAAGGCGGCATCAGAAAGATAGTTTGCCTGCTGTTATTCTGGATGCGGGGATCAACACCTTGTCTACCAGCTATCGATATGACTTTCCCATCCGGTGCTTTGCCGACACAAAATCTGCTCGATTGACCCAATTATGGGGGCCGACCTGCAATCAGGCAGATCAATTGCACACACCTTTGGCGCTGCCGGAGTTATCCGTTAATGACTTGCTGATGTTTTATGGAGTGGGATCATACTGTATGGCTTTCAGCTATTCATTTATTCGATTTCGTCCGGGCGTCATTCTCTGGCGGGGCGGCAGTCACGCGGAATGGCTGAGATTGCCGGAATCGCTTTTGCATAACTCCATGATAGGGCATATCCCTGAATCAATAGCGAGGGAAGCAAGACAATGA
- a CDS encoding GntR family transcriptional regulator, with translation MTLKQRKTTKSTRVMESIRNDILSGALAPGEKLQMDILKERYGIGYSPLREALSRLASLGLVHSEEQCGFEVASQSLEELHDLYQIRAYIDTIALELSIQKGDERWEADIVSSWYCFSRLLDPAQKSKIETHDWERLQRNFLYSLIKGCGSPWLLKIHMMLYDQAQRYRAICINHHAKDKKMLQNYRLECQRLVDAVLARDTVKAIRISRASWENTVKGIAEVIERQTSSRDP, from the coding sequence ATGACTTTGAAACAACGTAAAACAACCAAATCAACCAGGGTTATGGAAAGCATACGGAATGATATTCTTTCCGGTGCGTTGGCGCCTGGCGAAAAGCTTCAAATGGATATCCTGAAAGAGCGGTATGGAATTGGCTACAGTCCGCTTAGAGAAGCACTTTCCAGATTGGCGAGCCTGGGGCTGGTACACTCCGAAGAACAATGCGGTTTTGAAGTGGCGTCCCAGTCCCTGGAAGAATTGCACGATTTATATCAGATCAGGGCCTATATCGACACGATCGCTCTTGAATTATCCATACAAAAAGGGGATGAGCGCTGGGAGGCGGATATTGTTTCCAGTTGGTATTGTTTTTCCAGATTGCTGGACCCCGCGCAGAAATCCAAAATCGAAACGCATGACTGGGAGCGATTACAGCGAAATTTTCTCTATTCACTAATCAAGGGTTGCGGCTCGCCCTGGCTGCTCAAAATCCATATGATGCTCTACGATCAGGCGCAGCGTTATCGCGCAATATGCATCAACCATCACGCGAAGGATAAGAAAATGTTGCAGAATTACAGGCTGGAATGCCAGCGCCTGGTCGATGCGGTGCTGGCCAGGGATACTGTAAAAGCCATACGGATCTCCCGAGCAAGCTGGGAAAATACTGTCAAAGGGATTGCTGAAGTTATTGAGCGTCAAACCTCTTCAAGAGATCCATGA
- a CDS encoding RelA/SpoT family protein, translating into MSKRRYPINPEEWIHFLSETRGEAAAAPLKTAVGLYDSKNQAQLEKGLGIADILLALGLDNETLASAVLYPLLQANEIHIDSVAECLGESSGKLLQDVMQMRLLGKLQQFQLKGSHQIENLRKMLLAMVTDVRAVLLVLAERLWELRHSKHIDSKEQKLLADETLSVYAPLANRLGVWQLKWEIEDLCLRYSHPEIYTEIAKGIASRRDDREAYIQRMVKILNDTVTQAGIKDFQVKGRVKHIYSIYKKMQRKNANLEQIYDMSAIRILVQTVDDCYAVLGVLQNGWQQLPEEFDDYIMHPKPNGYRSIHTVLLGPENHFVEVQIRTYQMHQESELGVAAHWRYKEGVLQTSNYEAKIALLRQIIEWQKEVVYQDEVKAEQPIKDLFADRIYVFTPIGDIVDLPKGATPLDFAYLIHSEVGHRCRGAKVDGNIVPLTYELQMGQRVEILTAKLANPSRDWLNPQLGYLKSPRARAKVQHWFRVKDSMKHAVNGRELLDKELRRLGISNKTSLNKVAVQLNYKSDDEMLAALAAGEIRMAQIIHHLLPSDHVENVPVIEARVSGSAAPNIHILGMNNLLTHIARCCKPLPGDSVVGYVTRNRGVSIHRRDCSNMRNLSGEGLDRVMEVNWGDRHSGAYPADLLIRVYDRPGLLRDMTTMLASEKINVLGLQTQKVNDSPEVDIYLTIEIANRQQLKVALEQIQKLPNIIEVRRR; encoded by the coding sequence ATGAGTAAGCGCCGTTATCCTATTAATCCTGAAGAGTGGATTCATTTTCTGTCTGAAACGCGCGGCGAAGCTGCCGCTGCTCCGCTAAAAACAGCAGTGGGTCTTTATGACAGTAAAAACCAGGCACAACTGGAAAAGGGTCTGGGCATTGCCGACATCCTGCTGGCGCTGGGACTTGACAATGAAACGCTGGCTTCGGCGGTTCTTTACCCTCTCCTGCAGGCAAACGAAATTCATATTGATTCTGTCGCGGAATGTCTGGGTGAAAGCAGCGGCAAGCTATTACAAGATGTGATGCAGATGCGGCTGCTGGGGAAGCTTCAACAATTTCAACTCAAAGGCAGCCACCAAATCGAAAACCTGCGCAAGATGCTATTGGCGATGGTCACGGATGTGCGGGCAGTGCTGCTTGTTCTCGCGGAGCGGTTATGGGAACTTCGCCACTCCAAACACATCGATAGCAAGGAACAGAAATTATTGGCTGATGAAACCCTTTCCGTCTATGCGCCCCTGGCGAATCGCCTGGGTGTGTGGCAGTTGAAGTGGGAAATTGAAGATTTATGTTTGCGTTATTCACATCCGGAAATTTATACCGAAATCGCGAAAGGCATTGCGTCCCGGCGCGATGACCGTGAAGCTTATATCCAGCGCATGGTGAAAATACTGAATGACACAGTCACGCAGGCTGGCATCAAGGATTTCCAGGTCAAGGGACGCGTCAAGCATATCTACAGCATTTATAAAAAGATGCAGCGTAAAAATGCCAATCTTGAGCAAATCTATGACATGAGCGCGATACGCATCCTGGTCCAGACGGTGGATGATTGCTACGCTGTGCTGGGCGTGTTGCAAAACGGATGGCAGCAGCTTCCGGAAGAGTTTGATGATTACATCATGCATCCTAAGCCCAATGGTTACCGATCCATTCATACGGTGCTTCTGGGGCCGGAAAACCATTTTGTTGAAGTGCAAATTCGTACTTACCAGATGCATCAGGAATCTGAACTGGGAGTGGCGGCGCACTGGCGATATAAGGAAGGTGTTCTGCAAACTTCCAATTATGAGGCGAAAATCGCACTGCTCAGACAAATTATTGAATGGCAGAAAGAAGTGGTCTACCAGGATGAAGTCAAGGCAGAGCAGCCGATTAAGGATTTGTTCGCGGATCGTATCTATGTATTTACACCGATTGGTGATATTGTCGATTTACCCAAGGGCGCCACACCGCTGGATTTTGCCTATCTTATTCACAGTGAAGTCGGTCATCGCTGCCGGGGAGCGAAAGTAGATGGCAATATCGTGCCATTGACGTACGAGTTGCAGATGGGGCAGCGGGTGGAGATTCTTACGGCCAAACTGGCCAATCCCAGCCGCGACTGGCTGAATCCTCAGCTGGGGTACCTGAAGTCCCCGCGCGCGCGCGCTAAAGTACAGCACTGGTTCAGAGTGAAAGACAGCATGAAACACGCTGTCAATGGCAGGGAGCTGCTGGACAAGGAATTGAGACGGCTGGGCATTAGCAACAAAACCAGTCTTAACAAAGTGGCTGTTCAACTCAATTATAAGTCTGATGACGAGATGCTGGCGGCTCTGGCCGCAGGCGAGATCCGCATGGCCCAAATCATTCATCATCTGCTGCCTTCGGATCATGTTGAAAACGTTCCCGTCATTGAGGCGCGTGTAAGCGGCAGCGCGGCGCCCAATATCCATATCTTGGGAATGAATAACTTGTTAACCCATATTGCGCGTTGCTGCAAACCTCTGCCGGGGGATTCTGTCGTGGGATATGTCACGCGAAACCGCGGTGTGAGCATACACCGGCGAGATTGCAGCAATATGAGAAATCTTTCCGGTGAAGGGCTGGATCGAGTCATGGAGGTGAATTGGGGCGATAGGCATTCCGGCGCATATCCTGCCGATCTGTTGATACGGGTATATGACAGGCCGGGATTATTGCGTGATATGACCACTATGCTTGCAAGTGAAAAAATCAACGTTCTGGGCCTGCAAACTCAAAAAGTCAACGATTCACCGGAGGTAGATATCTATCTTACGATTGAAATCGCCAACCGCCAGCAGTTGAAAGTTGCGCTGGAACAGATTCAAAAACTGCCAAATATCATTGAAGTCAGGCGCCGCTAG
- the hemB gene encoding porphobilinogen synthase, with amino-acid sequence MNYHGLYPKTRLRRLRQHKTLRNLVKQTRLEPGDFVLPLFIRHGKNIKNAIASMPGHFQLSVDQLENEIRDLTALGIRSVMLFGIPEHKDPEGKDSYSENGIIQSAIPLIKQTAPELLIFSDVCFCEYTDHGHCGVLTQHAHGMDVDNDKTLALLAMQAVSHARSGADVIAPSGMIDGMVQAIRHALDEAGYKHIPVLSYSVKYSSSMYGPFRDAAEGTPKFGDRRTHQMDFANVSEAIRECALDIAEGADMLMVKPAHTYLDVIAKVKQAYPALPLGAYHTSGEFAMIKAAAQKGWLDERSAAIEILTSIRRAGADFIITYFAKEAAAWLNEN; translated from the coding sequence ATGAACTACCACGGCTTGTATCCCAAAACACGCTTGCGACGTCTAAGACAGCATAAAACCCTGCGAAACCTGGTAAAACAAACCCGGCTGGAACCCGGCGATTTCGTTTTGCCGTTATTTATACGCCACGGGAAAAACATCAAAAACGCCATCGCCTCCATGCCTGGGCACTTTCAGCTCAGCGTGGATCAGCTGGAAAATGAAATCAGAGACCTCACTGCTCTTGGAATTCGCAGCGTCATGTTGTTCGGCATACCCGAGCACAAAGATCCCGAGGGCAAGGATTCCTATTCCGAAAACGGCATCATACAATCCGCGATTCCTCTGATCAAACAAACCGCCCCGGAGCTTCTCATCTTCTCTGATGTCTGTTTTTGTGAATACACCGACCACGGTCATTGTGGCGTCCTCACCCAGCATGCGCATGGCATGGATGTTGATAATGACAAGACACTGGCGCTGCTCGCGATGCAAGCTGTCAGCCACGCCAGATCAGGGGCTGATGTCATCGCGCCCAGCGGAATGATTGACGGCATGGTTCAGGCTATCCGCCATGCCCTTGATGAAGCCGGATACAAACACATTCCAGTTCTCAGTTATTCAGTAAAATACTCTTCTTCCATGTATGGCCCATTTCGGGATGCGGCTGAAGGCACGCCGAAATTCGGCGACCGCCGCACGCATCAAATGGATTTCGCCAATGTCAGCGAAGCGATTCGCGAATGCGCCCTCGACATCGCAGAAGGCGCGGACATGCTGATGGTCAAGCCCGCCCATACTTATCTGGATGTAATTGCAAAAGTCAAACAAGCATATCCTGCGCTGCCGCTGGGCGCTTATCATACCAGCGGCGAATTCGCAATGATCAAGGCGGCAGCACAGAAAGGATGGCTGGATGAGCGCAGCGCGGCCATTGAAATCCTGACATCCATTCGTCGCGCGGGGGCTGATTTCATCATCACTTATTTCGCGAAAGAAGCAGCCGCGTGGCTCAATGAAAATTAA
- a CDS encoding alpha/beta fold hydrolase, producing MKPNYLWTSSGARLRCIRSACDGNVNWIFLPGGPGLGSESLRGLTQILKMPGMIWHLDLPGDGSNTKTDSGFSHWSRALVEAVKALPNVILAAHSTGGMYALSTPALSRLLTGLVLMDTAPDASWQNRFMQFAVNHPIDGITELQKKYIKKPSNALLKQITVASAPYSFTKRGLRKGVALFKSLPFNYKACEWSAKHFDSTYRAKWVPDNMPVLIFAGAKDRIIPLDFFIASKKFQRKNIVFLRIKDAGHYPWIENPGQVAEAFNQYSRIVMARSAEKKGRR from the coding sequence ATGAAACCGAATTACTTATGGACCAGCTCAGGAGCGCGTTTGAGATGTATACGCAGTGCGTGTGACGGCAATGTCAACTGGATATTCCTTCCCGGCGGCCCGGGACTGGGCTCTGAATCATTAAGAGGATTGACGCAAATCCTGAAGATGCCCGGGATGATATGGCACCTTGATTTACCCGGCGATGGATCAAACACCAAAACGGATAGCGGCTTTTCACATTGGTCCAGGGCGCTTGTTGAGGCAGTCAAGGCATTGCCTAACGTTATCTTGGCGGCGCATTCAACGGGCGGTATGTACGCGCTTTCCACACCGGCATTGAGCAGGTTACTGACAGGGCTGGTATTAATGGATACGGCGCCAGACGCGTCGTGGCAAAATCGGTTTATGCAATTTGCTGTTAATCATCCAATAGATGGCATCACGGAATTACAGAAAAAATATATAAAAAAGCCAAGTAATGCTTTATTAAAGCAAATAACAGTTGCTTCTGCGCCATATTCATTCACAAAAAGGGGGCTGAGGAAGGGTGTTGCGCTTTTCAAGTCATTACCATTCAATTATAAGGCGTGTGAATGGTCAGCAAAGCATTTTGATAGTACTTACAGGGCTAAATGGGTGCCAGACAATATGCCGGTATTAATTTTTGCGGGCGCAAAAGACAGAATCATTCCATTGGATTTTTTTATCGCATCGAAAAAATTTCAAAGAAAAAATATTGTGTTTCTGCGCATTAAAGACGCTGGGCATTATCCCTGGATAGAAAATCCCGGGCAGGTGGCTGAGGCATTCAATCAGTACTCCCGCATAGTCATGGCCAGGAGCGCGGAGAAAAAAGGGCGGCGTTGA
- a CDS encoding Dps family protein: MKDITLIAATPQKLSTPNDLGEKARQAVPAAINPIVADAFALYVKTKNFHWHMSGSHYRDYHLLLDEQSDQIFAMIDVLAERVRKLGGLTIRSIDHIKSLQRIRDDNDAFVQPKDMLRRLMEDNKSFASSLRAAHKICDDNNDIATASLLENYVDETERRIWFLYETLSD; the protein is encoded by the coding sequence ATGAAAGACATCACATTAATCGCTGCTACTCCACAAAAACTGTCCACGCCTAATGATTTGGGCGAAAAGGCGCGTCAGGCTGTTCCTGCCGCGATTAACCCTATCGTCGCCGATGCATTTGCCTTATATGTCAAGACAAAGAATTTTCACTGGCATATGTCGGGCAGCCATTATCGGGATTATCACTTGCTGCTTGATGAGCAAAGTGACCAGATTTTTGCGATGATAGATGTGCTTGCGGAGAGAGTGCGCAAATTAGGCGGGCTGACTATTCGATCAATTGATCATATCAAGAGCCTGCAGCGTATTCGTGATGACAATGATGCATTTGTGCAGCCTAAAGACATGCTCAGGCGATTGATGGAGGATAACAAAAGCTTTGCCTCCAGTCTGCGGGCTGCTCACAAGATTTGCGATGATAATAATGATATTGCGACCGCCAGCCTTCTTGAAAATTATGTGGATGAGACCGAGCGCAGGATATGGTTTTTATACGAGACACTGTCAGATTAA
- a CDS encoding CBS domain-containing protein encodes MDTPLSVLLKDKGYKIETITPGISVYDCAVKLTQLKVGALLVIDGGKLAGIVSERDILRKIVALGEDAKKEIVNSIMTRELITVTPSTTVGEAMRIVTDKRIRHLPVLESGKLVGIISIGDLTRWAMLLQEQQISSLTNYIQGERSG; translated from the coding sequence ATGGATACACCACTAAGTGTGCTGCTAAAGGACAAGGGTTATAAAATTGAAACTATTACGCCCGGTATTTCTGTTTATGATTGTGCGGTGAAGCTGACCCAGCTCAAGGTCGGCGCGCTGCTGGTCATTGATGGCGGAAAACTGGCTGGCATAGTGAGTGAACGCGATATTCTCCGAAAAATCGTGGCGCTGGGTGAAGACGCCAAAAAAGAAATTGTTAATTCCATCATGACCAGGGAATTGATTACCGTAACGCCTTCCACAACGGTGGGGGAGGCCATGAGGATAGTGACAGACAAAAGGATAAGGCATCTCCCAGTCCTGGAAAGCGGCAAACTGGTGGGTATTATCTCAATAGGCGATTTGACGCGGTGGGCGATGTTATTGCAGGAGCAACAGATTTCGTCACTTACGAATTATATTCAGGGTGAACGTTCCGGCTGA
- a CDS encoding thymidine kinase — MAKLYFYYSAMNAGKSTVLLQSAYNYRERGMATLLFTPSIDSRYESGKIHSRIGLSADAVSFDAGTDLFDYTQMEKNHTPHLQCVLVDEAQFLSKAQVMQLSEVVDKLHLPVLAYGLRSDYRGEPFEGSLYLLVWADNLVELKTICHCGKKAIMNTRIDAQGKVVKTGNQVCIGGNDQYIPMCRQHFKAAAGQGAIADKLK; from the coding sequence ATGGCAAAACTTTATTTTTATTACTCGGCGATGAATGCCGGAAAAAGTACGGTATTACTCCAATCAGCATACAATTACCGTGAGAGAGGCATGGCGACCCTCTTATTCACACCGTCGATAGACAGTCGTTATGAAAGCGGCAAAATACATTCGCGCATAGGCTTAAGTGCGGATGCCGTTTCATTCGACGCCGGCACCGACCTTTTTGACTATACGCAAATGGAAAAAAATCACACTCCTCATCTCCAATGCGTGCTGGTTGATGAAGCCCAGTTTCTCAGCAAGGCGCAAGTCATGCAGCTGTCAGAAGTTGTTGACAAACTGCATCTTCCGGTCTTGGCATATGGTTTGCGCTCGGACTATCGCGGCGAACCATTTGAAGGCAGCCTCTACCTGCTGGTCTGGGCGGATAATCTGGTGGAATTGAAAACAATTTGTCACTGCGGCAAGAAGGCAATCATGAACACCCGGATTGATGCGCAGGGCAAAGTTGTCAAAACAGGCAACCAAGTGTGTATAGGCGGCAATGATCAGTATATTCCTATGTGCCGGCAGCATTTCAAGGCGGCTGCTGGTCAGGGTGCAATAGCGGACAAATTAAAATAA
- a CDS encoding cation:dicarboxylate symporter family transporter, which yields MIISMVDILVFIFSLGLLHGIKSPAVQLSVRVLLGLGLGIGYGFLLKLTPANSLLDIIKSILYLIGNGYLALLKMLVIPLILTSIIHAILNLGVGEERSIKTLSFYTCGILLAMTSVSSLIGISVGHLLGVGSGLSLPEFIQVPKHAYTGVIDTLMGMLPANPVSAMSQENTIAIVIFAALLGVAARTLDHKDHDKMKVFREFVASLFAIVKRLANLVLSLTPYGILALMSLLLLDQGTAMLSGMIRFILAMYAAMVLVMGMHSLLLMLFGVNPVAYFKKAYIPLLVAFTTRSSFGTLPVTEETLRDKFRTSQTTATFVPSIGATIGMNACAGVFPAMLVVMTLAVLHQPLTLNIILMVMFINALASLGISGIPGTAYIAATVTLTSLNLPYAIVALVQGIDPVVDMGRTAVNVNGVLTTSLMVENLTRPDK from the coding sequence ATGATCATTTCAATGGTTGATATACTGGTTTTTATTTTTTCGCTTGGGTTGCTGCATGGAATTAAAAGTCCAGCAGTACAACTGAGTGTTCGTGTGCTGCTGGGTCTGGGTCTGGGAATTGGATATGGTTTTCTTCTCAAGTTAACACCGGCGAATTCCTTGCTGGACATCATTAAAAGTATACTTTACCTGATTGGCAACGGTTATTTGGCATTACTGAAAATGCTGGTTATCCCGCTCATCCTGACCTCTATTATTCATGCGATCCTGAACCTGGGCGTGGGAGAAGAACGCTCTATCAAGACATTAAGTTTTTACACCTGCGGTATCCTGCTCGCGATGACATCTGTATCTTCACTGATAGGAATCAGTGTTGGACATCTGCTCGGGGTGGGCAGCGGGCTGTCACTTCCGGAGTTCATCCAGGTTCCCAAGCATGCTTATACAGGCGTGATCGATACCTTGATGGGGATGCTGCCTGCTAATCCTGTGAGCGCGATGTCGCAGGAAAACACAATTGCGATTGTTATTTTTGCCGCGCTGTTGGGTGTTGCGGCCCGGACGCTTGATCACAAAGACCACGACAAGATGAAAGTTTTTCGGGAATTTGTCGCTTCCCTGTTCGCGATTGTCAAAAGACTGGCTAATCTGGTTTTGAGTTTGACTCCTTACGGGATTCTTGCACTTATGTCGCTTTTGCTGCTGGATCAGGGGACAGCAATGTTGAGCGGAATGATACGTTTCATTCTGGCGATGTACGCGGCCATGGTGCTTGTCATGGGCATGCATAGCCTGCTGCTGATGCTGTTTGGCGTGAATCCCGTCGCCTACTTCAAAAAAGCCTATATTCCTTTGCTGGTTGCTTTTACAACGCGTTCCAGTTTCGGAACCCTGCCTGTGACTGAAGAAACATTAAGAGATAAGTTCCGCACCAGTCAAACCACGGCAACATTTGTGCCCAGCATAGGCGCTACTATAGGCATGAACGCATGCGCCGGTGTGTTCCCCGCCATGCTGGTCGTCATGACATTGGCAGTCCTGCACCAGCCTCTGACGCTGAATATTATTCTGATGGTCATGTTTATCAATGCTCTTGCCTCACTGGGAATATCTGGGATTCCTGGCACAGCCTACATTGCGGCGACCGTGACACTGACCAGCCTGAATCTTCCGTATGCGATCGTGGCTTTGGTGCAAGGCATTGATCCTGTCGTCGATATGGGGCGTACGGCGGTAAATGTAAATGGAGTCCTGACAACTTCTTTGATGGTGGAAAACCTCACGCGCCCTGATAAATAA
- a CDS encoding cupin domain-containing protein, translating to MRSKFLPVTASILLAAFTCAAHSEELRPITSDSGTLVWNNLPSLPGTQVAILAGDPQKKGFFIARLKFPANFKIAPHYHDISEHDMVISGTYHLGTGNKFDLNKTIPMTAGTYITIPAKTQHYGWTQDETILQISGVGPWGAIYNDTAAAQSQSNQTRIHS from the coding sequence ATGCGCTCAAAATTTCTCCCTGTGACGGCCTCTATCCTTCTGGCGGCATTCACCTGCGCCGCCCATTCTGAAGAACTGAGGCCGATAACATCAGACAGCGGCACGCTGGTCTGGAATAACCTGCCCAGCCTGCCGGGCACGCAAGTCGCCATACTAGCAGGAGACCCGCAAAAAAAGGGTTTCTTTATAGCAAGGCTGAAATTTCCGGCAAATTTCAAGATCGCCCCTCATTACCATGACATTTCCGAGCATGACATGGTTATTTCCGGCACATATCATCTGGGAACCGGCAACAAGTTTGATTTAAACAAAACTATTCCTATGACAGCCGGTACGTATATCACCATTCCCGCCAAGACTCAGCATTATGGCTGGACACAGGATGAAACCATCCTGCAGATAAGCGGCGTCGGCCCGTGGGGGGCGATTTATAACGACACAGCAGCGGCACAATCCCAATCCAATCAAACAAGGATACATTCATGA
- a CDS encoding phosphatase domain-containing putative toxin, producing MKIIPLLATLASAFAIANHAYALNSDFCDGTREHPCIVQDTDKSTSDVKHWRTVKMIRDAYKGNTSGLKHAWVSASGAPSAKGFKKIASNIEKETGGKYKKMIDLDLREEDHAYLNNNAITLTDEHNWINLGNSYQQSIAAEQGWLQSLAGRSVINNVLSIDQFDEHKFSQGVNVKVDTLESEKSVAEKAGFEYIRLTVTDHMAPRDEDVDRFVSLVKSLPDNVWLHMHCRGGNGRATTFMAMYDMLKNADKISFNEIIKRQASVSPYYDLTDIERKHPDMQQYYKARLDFLMHFYQYASTSLRGYSGAWSTWIKEHPLS from the coding sequence ATGAAAATCATTCCTCTTCTAGCTACACTCGCATCGGCTTTCGCCATAGCGAATCACGCATATGCGCTCAATTCCGATTTTTGCGACGGGACCAGGGAACACCCTTGTATTGTGCAGGATACGGATAAAAGCACTTCCGATGTCAAGCACTGGCGCACGGTCAAGATGATCAGGGATGCCTATAAAGGCAATACGTCAGGCCTGAAACACGCGTGGGTATCGGCAAGCGGCGCGCCCAGCGCGAAAGGATTCAAGAAAATCGCGAGCAATATTGAGAAGGAGACCGGGGGCAAATACAAAAAGATGATAGACCTGGATTTGCGCGAGGAAGATCATGCATACCTGAATAATAATGCAATTACACTCACTGACGAACACAACTGGATCAATCTGGGAAATTCCTATCAACAATCCATCGCTGCCGAGCAAGGTTGGCTGCAGTCCCTGGCGGGGCGGTCGGTAATAAATAATGTCTTATCGATTGATCAGTTCGATGAACATAAATTTTCCCAGGGCGTCAATGTCAAGGTAGACACACTGGAAAGCGAAAAAAGCGTGGCGGAAAAAGCCGGTTTTGAATATATCCGGCTGACCGTAACCGATCATATGGCGCCGCGCGATGAAGACGTCGACCGTTTTGTCAGCCTCGTCAAAAGCCTTCCCGACAATGTCTGGCTGCACATGCACTGCCGCGGCGGCAACGGCCGCGCGACAACGTTCATGGCCATGTATGACATGCTGAAAAACGCAGACAAGATTTCATTTAATGAAATTATCAAACGACAAGCGTCGGTTTCGCCTTATTATGATCTGACAGATATCGAACGCAAGCATCCTGACATGCAACAGTATTACAAGGCCAGACTCGATTTCCTGATGCACTTTTACCAGTACGCCAGCACATCTTTGCGCGGATATTCCGGCGCCTGGAGCACCTGGATCAAGGAGCACCCGCTTAGCTAA